Proteins encoded by one window of Homo sapiens chromosome 10, GRCh38.p14 Primary Assembly:
- the ADIRF gene encoding adipogenesis regulatory factor has translation MASKGLQDLKQQVEGTAQEAVSAAGAAAQQVVDQATEAGQKAMDQLAKTTQETIDKTANQASDTFSGIGKKFGLLK, from the exons ATGGCAAGCAAGGGCTTGCAGGACCTGAAGCAACAGGTGGAGGGGACCGCCCAGGAAGCCG TGTCAGCGGCCGGAGCGGCAGCTCAGCAAGTGGTGGACCAGGCCACAGAGGCGGGGCAGAAAG CCATGGACCAGCTGGCCAAGACCACCCAGGAAACCATCGACAAGACTGCTAACCAGGCCTCTGACACCTTCTCTGGGATTGGGAAAAAATTCGGCCTCCTGAAATGA
- the LOC124902474 gene encoding uncharacterized protein LOC124902474 has product MHVRARVRETPPFHTTSFRDKPVTSGPGRFCLVGSGWTGVPSTPPARVHACGPGLPWNHLCNAAPSTLPQPHGAGAPVALCNCLFLCASAPPTLGALEGRARMLVNPVRTASPEEPLGAYTAQACLHQVHGASTAQTG; this is encoded by the exons ATGCACGTGCGCGCTCGCGTGCGGGAGACCCCTCCCTTCCACACCACTTCCTTTCGGGACAAACCGGTAACCTCCGGCCCTGGAAGGTTTTGTCTAGTGGGTTCCGGATGGACTGGTGTTCCCAGCACCCCCCCGGCACGTGTCCACGCGTGTGGCCCCG GTTTACCATGGAACCATCTCTGCAATGCAGCCCCTTCCACATTGCCCCAGCCCCATGGAGCTGGTGCTCCGGTGGCGCTGTGCAATTGCCTGTTCCTGTGTGCCTCTGCTCCCCCGACACTAGGAGCcctggagggcagggccag AATGCTTGTTAACCCTGTGAGGACAGCTTCACCAGAGGAGCCCTTGGGAGCTTATACTGCCCAGGCCTGTCTCCACCAGGTTCATGGAGCAAGTACAGCCCAGactggctga